The Stegostoma tigrinum isolate sSteTig4 chromosome 47, sSteTig4.hap1, whole genome shotgun sequence DNA window ggagagggagagagaaacagagactgcggatgctgggaatctgaagcaaggcatttctttttctcttacCACGACTACCCCGGTCCTGGGTTCCAACATGCCCCTGCACCAGTCattcgggaacatccttcctgcttttAACCCTCTCCAGTCCTGTCAGAGTTTGagaggtttctatgagattcccacCCCATCTTTCTAAACTCTGGCGAATACAATCCTCACTGAACCAGGTCTGCTTCGCATCCGTGCAGAAATGGAAgtttcactggacccgaaatgttaactctgctttctctccccggTACGCTGCCCGAGccgctgagtttctgcagcaatttctttgTTTCAGTCTCTGGAAATCGCCTCTGTCTAAGAGCACTTGGCGTGTTCCAAACTTCCCTACAGTACTGAAAGTAACTCTCTAATAGTGCTTTGAGTGTTCCTAACATCCCAGAAATGCTGAAACTCTCTCCCGAACAGTACTGTGAGTGCTCcaaacattccaaaaatactgaaactctctccctaacagtaCTGTGAGTGCTCCAAACATTCCAAAAACActgaaactctctccctaacagtaCTGTGAGTGCTCCAAACATTCCAAAAACActgaaactctctccctaacagtaCTGTGAGTGCTCCAAACATCccaaactctgatgaagggtctaggcccgaaacgtcagcttttgtgctcctgagatgctgtttggcctgctgtgttcatccagcctcacattttattatcttggaattctccagcatctgcagttcccattatctctgaaactctctccctaacGGGACTGTGAGTGCTCCAAACAtcccaaaaatactgaaactctctccctaacaggaCTGTGAGTGTCCcaaacattccaaaaatactgaaactctctccctaacagtaCTGTGAGTCCTCCAAACAtcccaaaaatactgaaactctctccctaacaggaCTGTGAGTCCTCCAAACAtcccaaaaatactgaaactctctccctaacagtaCTTGAGTGTTCCTAGTATCTCTATAATACTGAAACTCTCCAACATTACTTGtatgttcctattatctctatgttgAAACTGATTCCATAACAGTATCTTTATGTTCCTAACCCCGTAATACTGAATTTTTCTCCCCGACAGCACTTGGCGTGTTCCCAACACGTCTACAAGGATTGCATCAATTCAACAAGACAATTCGGAGGTGACAATACCCCTTTGCAGGTTCGAGCTAAGCCTTGCATTGCTCTATGCCCAAGTTCATTCAGTGCCACCGGCGCCCTGCGAGCGGCCACGCTTTTATTTATAGGTATTCGCCTCTCTGACCTCGGTGACGCACAGACCGCGCTCTGGCCGAGTGGCGCAGCTCGCCCACAACTGTGTCACACTTTCCACTATAGCCGCGCCTCAACCGGTCGCAGAAGGGGCGATGCTGACCTgcctgcgcgcacacacacacacaaaccagagCAGGGGGGAGCGGAGGGAAAATTATCCCGAAAAATGCCCAAGGATAGCCTCTTCCTGATGCTCCTCGTCCAACTGTTGGCTCTTCATGGTGAGTGtgaggcggggaggggggggggtggaatttcaAAACGTCGCCCGGAATCGGGCGGAAAGTGGGAGTCTCTCCTCCCCTacccccaaacccaacccccccCCCTACATAAAGAAGGAATTTCGACCATATCCAGTGAGGATACGTATCTGAAGTCTCCCAAATTATAAGAATAACGTAGTCAATAGTGTGGGAATTGATCACTGGAGTCATTGCAGACAATGACTGTGCGGCTCTCGGGACAGCGATCAAAGGGTCTCCAATCCCATCTCTCAATAATCGCTTTAAATGCTATTTTTGTCTCTTCAGTTACAGATTCCCAGCTCACTGTGTCTCAGGGGCCCCTCGCCAAGACGGCAAAAGTCGGAGAGACGGTCGAATTGGAGTGCCATCTCAGCTACCTAGTGGAGCTGGTTACTAGCTATTTCTGGTACAAACAGACTGTCGGTGAAGCCCCGGTGGCAATCAACAGCACCAGCTGTGAGGAGCCCGCCTGtaaatttgtttcaaaaaaaGGTCGCAGCGAGCGCCTGCTGGTACTGGAAATCCGCAATGTCCAGGTGGATGACTCTGGGACCTACTACTGTGCTGATAGGGATGGCTATGCTCCACTCCAAAATGGACCAAAACTGCTTGTCGGAGGTAAGAGAAACACCAAAATCAACCCTAACCGTTCATAAAATTTTCATCTTCCGATCGTTTTTCCTTAACCGTGTCCCAATCTCTGTCCAGAGAGTTCCACCGAGAAGACCTCTGTCTTAGTCTTCGTCCCGCTGTCTGTGCCTGCCCAGAATGGCACCGTCCCCTTGGTGTGTCTAGTCAGCGGCGTCTCTTCCAACCAGATTGTCATTTTCTGGAATATTTCTGGTGAGGTCACCGAGGGGGCGAGCGATGTGGGGAAGAAGGAGCCAGACGGCACCTGGAACATCACGAGTCAGGTCACAGTGACAAGTGAACAGTGGACGAGCGGTGCTCTCTGTTCTTGTGTTGTTCAACTGGGAGAAGAAATCAGGACAAAGAGTGTGTTCTTTGCCCAACAGGCAGCATCAAGGGAAGGTGAGTTATCGAGGCGCACATTGTTGGGGGGGTTATAGACCCCCAGTTTCTAAAAACTGGCAGTCCACCAATGAAATACTTCCATCAAGCAAAGGAATATAGATGGGTTTATGGATTAGAGTGTGCGTGAAAATGAACATGTTCATATATCAGTGTGAGTACGTGTCTCTGAGGAAAACAGTGCGTatatgactctgtgtgtgtgtgtgtgtgtgtgtgtgtgtgtgtgtgtgtgtatttgcacGTAAATGTGTTTGTGTCCATATTGGCTGTGTGCAATTGTCGATATCTCTGAGTTTATGCCATTACCTATAGGCATATGGATCTATCCATATACACGTGAATGTATAGCTGTGAGGACATGTCTGTGTTTTTATGTCTGAGTGTATGGATGCTTGAGCGTACATGGATTTGCTTGTAAGTACGTTAATGTGTATATTAGGGGTGTGTATGCGTCACTGTCTTGAGTATATATTCAGGCCTGAGTATATGGATCTGCGTATATATGTGTTATGTGTGGGATAATTTCTTTATTCATGATGAGCGGGTCActgtccaggcagcatttaccacccgtccctaattgccaagaggacagttaagaatcgaacacattgctgtggatctggagtcacatctaggtgagactaggtaagaatggcagttttctaacatcaaggacatcagtgaaccagacgggtttttttccaaaaatcgacaatggattcacagtcatcattagactcttaattccagatatttattgaattcaaattccaccagctatcCTAGTAaaattcgaacccagatccccagaagaTTGACTGAGTGTCTGGAATGACAGTCCAGCAGTAACatcactcggccatcacctcccccgtGTATGCAGAGCAAATAGAAAGtgcaagagaaactcaacaggtctgacagcatttgtagaGAAAGAAATACAGTTAAAGCTTCGAGCCTgttttgacccttcttcagaactgtgctgTGCATGTTTGTTTTAGTTGTCTGattatgtatatatgtgtgtgcatgtatctaTATTTCAGTATATGCGTATATCCATGTGTTTATGTCTGTATAGAATCCATATATATTCGTTTGTATGCGTTTATATGCTTCTGCTTATAtatttctgtgcttgtgtgtataTACACGTGCATATATAAATAtttgtgtgtttatgtgtctcTGTGGATAAAAGTGTACATATGTATTTCTCTATATGCATGTATATGTGTAAATATGTATAAATATCTGCATaataagtgtgtgtatgtgtgagatagGGAGTGTGCGAGTTATTGAATGCGTGAGTCAGTAAGTGTGCTCGTGAATGCGAGAGAGTTTGTTGAGTGTGAGATAGTGCATGCATGCGAATTACTGAATGCATGAGATAGTGAgctgagtgtgtgagagttagTG harbors:
- the LOC125449843 gene encoding Ig heavy chain Mem5-like; translated protein: MPKDSLFLMLLVQLLALHVTDSQLTVSQGPLAKTAKVGETVELECHLSYLVELVTSYFWYKQTVGEAPVAINSTSCEEPACKFVSKKGRSERLLVLEIRNVQVDDSGTYYCADRDGYAPLQNGPKLLVGESSTEKTSVLVFVPLSVPAQNGTVPLVCLVSGVSSNQIVIFWNISGEVTEGASDVGKKEPDGTWNITSQVTVTSEQWTSGALCSCVVQLGEEIRTKSVFFAQQAASREGWCSQAFPYVTAASVVVALVLMLLIIWICRRRRSGKGRRSHRENFRLTEMSQNGGKGQRHSGKNHQTEAKRANPDGAQTPGGPLYASLEFAGLEKRIKKKGARQ